The genomic region ATTTTATGCGACAACATATCTTGTGCTTGATGGCAAAGAGGCATTTTTGCACAACCAAATTGCCATTTTTGGTGCAAATAGCCTGATCTCGCTTATAATATGCCTTTTTTTTAGCATAAAAGCACAAACTCCAGGCTATAAAGCACAAGAAATTTATCTAATAAACCTAAAAACCGGTAGAAAACTAAGCTTTTTTCACACCATCTTGCGCCAAATTTGCTTTGCCTTTGCTGGCTTTAGCATACTTGGACTTTGCCTTTGTTTCTTTAGAAAAGATAAACTAAATCTGCACGACATCATCACTCACTCAGCTGCCGTGCAAAGATCAGAGGGATAAATTTTACTTCGCTCCATGCCAAAGTAAGCGATTTTTGCCAAGTTTTGTATCGATGCTCTCTTCTATGATAGAGCAAATATACTCTTTTGAAAGTTGTATAGACTCCTCTAAGCTCTTGCCCTTTGCTAAAAAGCAAGCAAGTGCAGTTGAGAAGCTACAACCAGTTCCACTCATTACAAGCGGATTAACAAGTGGAGTCTTAAAATTTCTTAGTGAGCCATCTTTTTTATAAAGTGTGTCTATGCTGCTATCTTCGCTGATATGTTTCTTTACGATGACATCACAAGGCAAATCTTTATAATCATCACCAAAAAGCACATTTGCCTCATCTAAATTTGGAGTAGTTACTGTAGCTAAGCTCATTAGCTCTTTTAGTTTTGCCACCGCACTATCTTTTATAAGTTTGTGTCCGCTTTTTGAGACGCAAACTGGATCAAGTACTACTTTGGTATTTTTTTGAGCCAGTAAAAACTCACGCACCACTTCCATAATCTCTTCACTAAATAACATGCCTATCTTAATCGCATCAAAGCTAAATTCTTCCGCAAGCGTATTTAGCTGATCTTTGACAAAACTAGGCTCTAAGCAAACTACACTCTTTACAGCATCCGTAGTCTCAGCGACCAAAGAAGTTACCGCTGTTGCACTATAACAATTAAGCCTAGCACATGTTTTTATATCTGCTTGAAGCCCAGCTGTGCCGCTATTACAAGAGCCTGCGATGATTAGAATTTTTTTCATCGTTTTCCTTTGAAATTTTTGGCTTATTATAGAGGATATTAGATAAATTTGAGTTTTTTAAAACAGAAGAAATTTGAGCAAAAAGCTCAAATTTATGAAAGTTTATTTAAGTCGTTATCGATATCTATATATATCGTAGTTGCATTAAGATTTGTATGCTCAAAGCTAGGATCTATCTGCTTATCACTCTCTTTATGTTCGTTTATTTTGGTTAAAAGATCATCTTCTCTTAATCCATGCTCATTTATTAAATTTGGATCTATTTCATTAAAACTAATATTTGCGCTAGCCTCATCATTTAGCTCTTCTTGCTCTAAATTAGTTGCACTAAGGATATCATCTACTTTTTCATTTATATGATCTAAAATAGATACATAATCATTGCCAAGAAGTGCTTTAAACAATGCGTCAGTATCTATACTAGACTCACCAATATCATCGCTTACTACGCTACTATCTAGCCAAAGAGTATCGTATCCGTTTATTGATATATCTTGTCCATCATTCGCAGTGATTGTAATACTTGAGCTTTCACTCTCGCCCTTTATAGCCTCTCCGATATATACTTTATCATTTACGTCTAAAACTCTTACATGATCATTTTGGTCTATCGCTATAACATCAGATGAAACACTTTTAACTATACCAGCTACTGCTGCCATCTTTATTCCTTATTTTTATTTGTCGGTATTTTAGTATATTTAATTACTTTTGTATATTGTACTATGGTACAAGGTGGCGATAATTCCAAATCATTCAGATTTTGTGATTAAAATATATCCGCTCTCGCTGATATTTTTAAATTTCACACCAAGCTCACGTTTTAGGCGAAGTATCACATTTTGGATAGCCGCCTTGCTAACATCGCTTTCATAGACAAATTCTTCTATCATCTCATAAGTAACTAGCTTATTTAGATTATAAGCAAAGAGCCAAAATATCTTATTTTGCAAAAAGCTAAGATAAATTTCAATGCCGTTTTTATAAATTTTCTCTCTTTTTAAATTTATACTCACCTCATCGCTTAAATAAACCAGCTTTTCATCTCGTTCAAAACTTAAACTAATAAGCATTGCTCTAAGATCCTTCATATCAATAGGCTTTTTTAGAAAGAGCATCGCCCCTTCCTCCATGCTTTTTATCAAATTTTCATCGCTATCATAAGAGGTAAAGACGATAAATTTTTGGTGCGGCTTTGTGCGCTTCATCTCATTCATCATTTCAAAGCCATTAAGCACTGGCATGTGAATATCGCTCATCACGATATCAAAGCCTTGCTTTTTAAATTTCTCCACGCCATCTTGTCCATTGCAAGCACCAATTACCTGCTCGCAATAAGGTTTAAGCCCACTAATAATAAGCTCTCTTGCCATATCGTCATCTTCGACTACCAAGACAGACGTCTTTTTTAAAATTTCTAAGACTTCTTGCATTTTAGTCCTTTAAATTTATATCAAAACTTAGCTCAAACACCGTTGGCTTTGCGTTATTTACGAGCCTTACATCACCATTTAGCTTTTCTTGTGCTAGCTTTTTAGCAAAATAAAGTCCTATGCCATTTCCTTGCTTTTTGGTGGTATTTAGCCAAGTAAAAATTTTCTCGCTCATTTGCTCGCTTACGCCATTTCCATTGTCATAAACTCCGATGTAGCACTTATATTCAAAGCTTCTAAATTTTATCTCGATGATACGTTTTAGTGGCTCATCTTTGTAGCTTTCGACAAGTGAGTCTTTTGCGTTGTGTATTAGGATTAACAAAATTTGTTGGATTATATTTTCTATCTGACGAACTTTTTGTTCATTAAAGCCGCTAAATTTTACACTCACATTTGCACGGCTTAGCTCTGTGTGCATGAGAGTTATTAGGTTTTTAACGCTTGTTTGTACCTCAAATTCGCTCACATTTTCAGCGCTTTTGTAAAAATTCCTAAAAATTTCAATAGTACTTGAAAGAAGTTTGACTGAGCTTTGTCCTTTTTCAAGTAAATTTATTAGCTCCTCATCGCTTAATTTACCTTCTTTTTTTAACATTATGCACGAGCTTAGCATTAGTTTTAGCGAATTTACCGGCTGAATGAATTGATGATTGATACCACTTATTAGCTCGCCCGCCTCACTCATTTTGGCTCTATGAGTTAGCAATGTTTCATACTCATCTTGTATCTTTTTTATCTTGTTATACATAAAATTATGAAGAATATTTGCCAAAAATGTGAGCGCAACGAAGGCAAAGAGCAAGCTTAGAGCATTTTTTAAAGCTTCTTTTGTTAAAGCTGAAATTTCCTCTTCATTATTTGTGCCAGCTCCTATGAACCAATTTATCGTTGGTATCTCAGCTACTTGGATTAAATTT from Campylobacter concisus harbors:
- a CDS encoding RDD family protein, producing the protein MAKQKAKIAPIWARVKASIIDLFIIGMPIFYATTYLVLDGKEAFLHNQIAIFGANSLISLIICLFFSIKAQTPGYKAQEIYLINLKTGRKLSFFHTILRQICFAFAGFSILGLCLCFFRKDKLNLHDIITHSAAVQRSEG
- a CDS encoding hydroxymethylpyrimidine/phosphomethylpyrimidine kinase, producing the protein MKKILIIAGSCNSGTAGLQADIKTCARLNCYSATAVTSLVAETTDAVKSVVCLEPSFVKDQLNTLAEEFSFDAIKIGMLFSEEIMEVVREFLLAQKNTKVVLDPVCVSKSGHKLIKDSAVAKLKELMSLATVTTPNLDEANVLFGDDYKDLPCDVIVKKHISEDSSIDTLYKKDGSLRNFKTPLVNPLVMSGTGCSFSTALACFLAKGKSLEESIQLSKEYICSIIEESIDTKLGKNRLLWHGAK
- a CDS encoding response regulator transcription factor; amino-acid sequence: MQEVLEILKKTSVLVVEDDDMARELIISGLKPYCEQVIGACNGQDGVEKFKKQGFDIVMSDIHMPVLNGFEMMNEMKRTKPHQKFIVFTSYDSDENLIKSMEEGAMLFLKKPIDMKDLRAMLISLSFERDEKLVYLSDEVSINLKREKIYKNGIEIYLSFLQNKIFWLFAYNLNKLVTYEMIEEFVYESDVSKAAIQNVILRLKRELGVKFKNISESGYILITKSE
- a CDS encoding sensor histidine kinase, with the translated sequence MGINLKSQNIKIYAIILLASLFVILLGLNIYSNAKEKIIELSDKNNIAVSKNIVNNFQIWLDERINSLIRASKFIQNAGIVDDDEKIAGFIKLFKQNAKEFDLMQLLRDDGEIFVDGEKILEEVMPKSERAGLIWYVETKNTNAPSVNFMQKHKILKGSTLNLCVPVTKQAKFKAALCGVVRIENIFNSIKNFSLAPNSYSFLVTHSGEILTSIPDLALKKEIEEKFKELFLKDEDITSLKIGQNLIQVAEIPTINWFIGAGTNNEEEISALTKEALKNALSLLFAFVALTFLANILHNFMYNKIKKIQDEYETLLTHRAKMSEAGELISGINHQFIQPVNSLKLMLSSCIMLKKEGKLSDEELINLLEKGQSSVKLLSSTIEIFRNFYKSAENVSEFEVQTSVKNLITLMHTELSRANVSVKFSGFNEQKVRQIENIIQQILLILIHNAKDSLVESYKDEPLKRIIEIKFRSFEYKCYIGVYDNGNGVSEQMSEKIFTWLNTTKKQGNGIGLYFAKKLAQEKLNGDVRLVNNAKPTVFELSFDINLKD